One window of the Thermococcus sp. P6 genome contains the following:
- the glyA gene encoding serine hydroxymethyltransferase, protein MGEEYRAYRDRVLNFLEEHERWRSNTINLIASENITSPSVNRAVRSGFMHKYAEGWPKQRYYQGCKYVDEVELIGVELFTRLFRSDFADLRPISGTNANQAAFFGLTQAGDRAIVLHTSHGGHISHMPFGAAGMRGLEVHTWPFDNDEFNIDVEGAEKLIRELEPKVVVFGGSLFPFPHPVKELAPVAKEVGAYVMYDAAHVLGLIAGGQFQDPLREGADVITASTHKTFPGPQGGVIIYKRFGETEEIARLQQAIFPGVLSNHHLHHMAGKVITAAEMLEYGEKYATQVVKNAKALAEALAEEGFKVVGEDKGYTESHQVIVDVSELHPAGGGWAAPLLEEAGIILNKNLLPWDPLEKVNEPSGLRIGVQEMTRVGMLEGDMKEIARFIRRVLIDGEDPKKVERDVFYFRQNFQKVYYSFDYGLPMKE, encoded by the coding sequence CTTTCTGGAGGAGCACGAAAGGTGGAGGAGCAACACCATAAACCTCATAGCGAGCGAGAACATCACTTCTCCAAGCGTTAACAGGGCCGTGAGGAGCGGCTTCATGCACAAGTACGCCGAAGGCTGGCCAAAGCAGAGGTACTATCAGGGTTGCAAGTACGTTGACGAGGTCGAGCTCATAGGCGTTGAGCTCTTCACCAGGCTTTTTAGGAGCGATTTCGCCGACCTCAGGCCGATCTCCGGAACCAACGCCAATCAGGCCGCTTTCTTCGGACTGACACAGGCGGGCGATAGGGCCATAGTTCTCCACACCAGCCACGGCGGGCACATAAGCCACATGCCCTTCGGTGCCGCTGGAATGCGCGGTCTGGAGGTCCACACGTGGCCCTTTGACAACGATGAGTTCAACATCGACGTTGAGGGGGCCGAGAAGCTCATCCGCGAGCTCGAGCCGAAGGTTGTCGTCTTCGGTGGTTCGCTCTTCCCGTTCCCGCATCCGGTTAAGGAGCTCGCCCCGGTTGCCAAAGAGGTAGGGGCCTACGTGATGTACGATGCCGCACACGTGCTCGGTCTGATAGCGGGAGGGCAGTTCCAGGACCCGCTTCGCGAGGGGGCCGACGTCATAACCGCCTCGACCCACAAGACCTTCCCGGGACCGCAGGGCGGTGTCATAATCTACAAGCGCTTCGGGGAGACGGAAGAGATAGCCAGACTCCAGCAGGCCATCTTCCCCGGTGTGCTCAGCAACCACCACCTCCACCACATGGCAGGAAAGGTTATCACCGCCGCCGAGATGCTCGAGTACGGAGAGAAGTACGCGACGCAGGTGGTGAAGAACGCAAAGGCCCTCGCAGAGGCCCTCGCAGAGGAGGGCTTCAAGGTCGTCGGTGAGGACAAGGGTTACACCGAGAGCCATCAGGTGATCGTGGACGTTTCAGAACTCCATCCGGCCGGAGGAGGCTGGGCGGCTCCCCTGCTCGAGGAGGCCGGGATAATCCTCAACAAGAACCTGCTTCCATGGGACCCGCTCGAGAAGGTCAACGAGCCGAGCGGACTGCGCATAGGCGTTCAGGAGATGACCCGCGTCGGCATGCTCGAGGGGGACATGAAGGAGATCGCCCGCTTCATCAGGCGCGTCCTCATCGACGGAGAGGATCCGAAGAAGGTCGAGCGCGACGTCTTCTACTTCAGGCAGAACTTCCAGAAGGTCTACTACTCCTTCGATTACGGCCTCCCAATGAAGGAATGA